A stretch of Canis lupus familiaris isolate Mischka breed German Shepherd chromosome 11, alternate assembly UU_Cfam_GSD_1.0, whole genome shotgun sequence DNA encodes these proteins:
- the PDLIM4 gene encoding PDZ and LIM domain protein 4 isoform X1, with product MPHSVTLRGPSPWGFRLVGGRDFSAPLTISRVHAGSKAALAALCPGDLIQAINGESTELMTHLEAQNRIKGCHDHLILSVSRPEGRSWPGAPEDSKAQAQRIHIDPEVQDGSPATSRRPSATGIGLEDGRPGLGSPYGQPSHLPFHHNGSSSEATLLTQMSTLHVSPLHSPDTARGLPRSRDCGVDLGSEVYRMLREPAEPLASEPKQSGSFRYLQGMLEAGEGGERLGPSSPRNPKPTASKLGTPLSGLQGLPECTRCGHGIVGTIVKARDKLYHPECFMCSDCGLNLKQRGYFFLDERLYCESHAKARVKPPEGYDVVAVYPNAKVELV from the exons ATGCCGCACTCCGTGACCCTACGCGGCCCGTCGCCCTGGGGCTTCCGCCTGGTAGGCGGCCGGGACTTCAGCGCACCCCTCACCATCTCGCGG GTCCACGCTGGCAGCAAGGCTGCACTGGCTGCCCTATGCCCTGGAGACCTGATCCAGGCCATTAATGGTGAAAGCACAGAGCTCATGACACACCTGGAGGCTCAGAACCGCATCAAGGGCTGCCATGACCATCTCATACTTTCTGTGAGCAG ACCTGAAGGCAGGAGCTGGCCTGGTGCCCCAGAGGACAGCAAAGCTCAAGCACAGAGAATCCACATTGACCCTGAGGTCCAG GATGGCAGTCCAGCGACCAGCAGGAGGCCCTCAGCCACCGGGATTGGGCTAGAAGATGGCAGGCCAGGCCTGGGATCTCCTTATGGGCAGCCATCTCATCTCCCATTCCATCACAATGGCAGCAGCAGTGAGGCTACCTTACTGACCCAAATGAGCACTCTGCATGTGTCTCCACTTCACAG CCCTGACACAGCCAGAGGCCTCCCGCGAAGCCGTGACTGCGGAGTGGACCTGGGCTCAGAGGTGTACAGGATGCTGCGAGAGCCGGCTGAACCCTTGGCTTCGGAGCCCAAGCAGTCAGGCTCCTTCCGCTACTTGCAGGGCATGCTAGAGGCCGGGGAGGGTG GGGAGCGGCTGGGGCCTAGCAGTCCCCGCAACCCCAAGCCCACTGCCAGCAAGCTGGGCACTCCGCTGAGCGGCCTGCAGGGACTGCCCGAGTGCACGCGCTGCGGCCACGGCATCGT GGGCACCATCGTCAAGGCGCGGGACAAGCTCTACCACCCTGAATGCTTCATGTGCAGCGACTGCGGCCTGAATCTGAAGCAGCGCGGTTATTTCTTTCTGGATGAGCGGCTCTACTGCGAGAGCCATGCCAAGGCGCGCGTCAAGCCACCTGAGGGCTACGACGTGGTGGCGGTGTACCCCAATGCCAAAGTGGAACTTGTCTGA
- the PDLIM4 gene encoding PDZ and LIM domain protein 4 isoform X4, translating into MPHSVTLRGPSPWGFRLVGGRDFSAPLTISRVHAGSKAALAALCPGDLIQAINGESTELMTHLEAQNRIKGCHDHLILSVSRPEGRSWPGAPEDSKAQAQRIHIDPEVQDGSPATSRRPSATGIGLEDGRPGLGSPYGQPSHLPFHHNGSSSEATLLTQMSTLHVSPLHSPDTARGLPRSRDCGVDLGSEVYRMLREPAEPLASEPKQSGSFRYLQGMLEAGEGGAPSSRRGTSSTTLNASCAATAA; encoded by the exons ATGCCGCACTCCGTGACCCTACGCGGCCCGTCGCCCTGGGGCTTCCGCCTGGTAGGCGGCCGGGACTTCAGCGCACCCCTCACCATCTCGCGG GTCCACGCTGGCAGCAAGGCTGCACTGGCTGCCCTATGCCCTGGAGACCTGATCCAGGCCATTAATGGTGAAAGCACAGAGCTCATGACACACCTGGAGGCTCAGAACCGCATCAAGGGCTGCCATGACCATCTCATACTTTCTGTGAGCAG ACCTGAAGGCAGGAGCTGGCCTGGTGCCCCAGAGGACAGCAAAGCTCAAGCACAGAGAATCCACATTGACCCTGAGGTCCAG GATGGCAGTCCAGCGACCAGCAGGAGGCCCTCAGCCACCGGGATTGGGCTAGAAGATGGCAGGCCAGGCCTGGGATCTCCTTATGGGCAGCCATCTCATCTCCCATTCCATCACAATGGCAGCAGCAGTGAGGCTACCTTACTGACCCAAATGAGCACTCTGCATGTGTCTCCACTTCACAG CCCTGACACAGCCAGAGGCCTCCCGCGAAGCCGTGACTGCGGAGTGGACCTGGGCTCAGAGGTGTACAGGATGCTGCGAGAGCCGGCTGAACCCTTGGCTTCGGAGCCCAAGCAGTCAGGCTCCTTCCGCTACTTGCAGGGCATGCTAGAGGCCGGGGAGGGTG GGGCACCATCGTCAAGGCGCGGGACAAGCTCTACCACCCTGAATGCTTCATGTGCAGCGACTGCGGCCTGA
- the PDLIM4 gene encoding PDZ and LIM domain protein 4 isoform X2, with protein MAEPGFGWDLGGSMQLGRHRPQLAPQVHAGSKAALAALCPGDLIQAINGESTELMTHLEAQNRIKGCHDHLILSVSRPEGRSWPGAPEDSKAQAQRIHIDPEVQDGSPATSRRPSATGIGLEDGRPGLGSPYGQPSHLPFHHNGSSSEATLLTQMSTLHVSPLHSPDTARGLPRSRDCGVDLGSEVYRMLREPAEPLASEPKQSGSFRYLQGMLEAGEGGERLGPSSPRNPKPTASKLGTPLSGLQGLPECTRCGHGIVGTIVKARDKLYHPECFMCSDCGLNLKQRGYFFLDERLYCESHAKARVKPPEGYDVVAVYPNAKVELV; from the exons ATGGCTGAGCCTGGATTTGGCTGGGATCTGGGAGGATCTATGCAGCTGGGGAGACACAGGCCACAGCTTGCCCCGCAG GTCCACGCTGGCAGCAAGGCTGCACTGGCTGCCCTATGCCCTGGAGACCTGATCCAGGCCATTAATGGTGAAAGCACAGAGCTCATGACACACCTGGAGGCTCAGAACCGCATCAAGGGCTGCCATGACCATCTCATACTTTCTGTGAGCAG ACCTGAAGGCAGGAGCTGGCCTGGTGCCCCAGAGGACAGCAAAGCTCAAGCACAGAGAATCCACATTGACCCTGAGGTCCAG GATGGCAGTCCAGCGACCAGCAGGAGGCCCTCAGCCACCGGGATTGGGCTAGAAGATGGCAGGCCAGGCCTGGGATCTCCTTATGGGCAGCCATCTCATCTCCCATTCCATCACAATGGCAGCAGCAGTGAGGCTACCTTACTGACCCAAATGAGCACTCTGCATGTGTCTCCACTTCACAG CCCTGACACAGCCAGAGGCCTCCCGCGAAGCCGTGACTGCGGAGTGGACCTGGGCTCAGAGGTGTACAGGATGCTGCGAGAGCCGGCTGAACCCTTGGCTTCGGAGCCCAAGCAGTCAGGCTCCTTCCGCTACTTGCAGGGCATGCTAGAGGCCGGGGAGGGTG GGGAGCGGCTGGGGCCTAGCAGTCCCCGCAACCCCAAGCCCACTGCCAGCAAGCTGGGCACTCCGCTGAGCGGCCTGCAGGGACTGCCCGAGTGCACGCGCTGCGGCCACGGCATCGT GGGCACCATCGTCAAGGCGCGGGACAAGCTCTACCACCCTGAATGCTTCATGTGCAGCGACTGCGGCCTGAATCTGAAGCAGCGCGGTTATTTCTTTCTGGATGAGCGGCTCTACTGCGAGAGCCATGCCAAGGCGCGCGTCAAGCCACCTGAGGGCTACGACGTGGTGGCGGTGTACCCCAATGCCAAAGTGGAACTTGTCTGA
- the PDLIM4 gene encoding PDZ and LIM domain protein 4 isoform X3, which produces MKVHAGSKAALAALCPGDLIQAINGESTELMTHLEAQNRIKGCHDHLILSVSRPEGRSWPGAPEDSKAQAQRIHIDPEVQDGSPATSRRPSATGIGLEDGRPGLGSPYGQPSHLPFHHNGSSSEATLLTQMSTLHVSPLHSPDTARGLPRSRDCGVDLGSEVYRMLREPAEPLASEPKQSGSFRYLQGMLEAGEGGERLGPSSPRNPKPTASKLGTPLSGLQGLPECTRCGHGIVGTIVKARDKLYHPECFMCSDCGLNLKQRGYFFLDERLYCESHAKARVKPPEGYDVVAVYPNAKVELV; this is translated from the exons Atgaag GTCCACGCTGGCAGCAAGGCTGCACTGGCTGCCCTATGCCCTGGAGACCTGATCCAGGCCATTAATGGTGAAAGCACAGAGCTCATGACACACCTGGAGGCTCAGAACCGCATCAAGGGCTGCCATGACCATCTCATACTTTCTGTGAGCAG ACCTGAAGGCAGGAGCTGGCCTGGTGCCCCAGAGGACAGCAAAGCTCAAGCACAGAGAATCCACATTGACCCTGAGGTCCAG GATGGCAGTCCAGCGACCAGCAGGAGGCCCTCAGCCACCGGGATTGGGCTAGAAGATGGCAGGCCAGGCCTGGGATCTCCTTATGGGCAGCCATCTCATCTCCCATTCCATCACAATGGCAGCAGCAGTGAGGCTACCTTACTGACCCAAATGAGCACTCTGCATGTGTCTCCACTTCACAG CCCTGACACAGCCAGAGGCCTCCCGCGAAGCCGTGACTGCGGAGTGGACCTGGGCTCAGAGGTGTACAGGATGCTGCGAGAGCCGGCTGAACCCTTGGCTTCGGAGCCCAAGCAGTCAGGCTCCTTCCGCTACTTGCAGGGCATGCTAGAGGCCGGGGAGGGTG GGGAGCGGCTGGGGCCTAGCAGTCCCCGCAACCCCAAGCCCACTGCCAGCAAGCTGGGCACTCCGCTGAGCGGCCTGCAGGGACTGCCCGAGTGCACGCGCTGCGGCCACGGCATCGT GGGCACCATCGTCAAGGCGCGGGACAAGCTCTACCACCCTGAATGCTTCATGTGCAGCGACTGCGGCCTGAATCTGAAGCAGCGCGGTTATTTCTTTCTGGATGAGCGGCTCTACTGCGAGAGCCATGCCAAGGCGCGCGTCAAGCCACCTGAGGGCTACGACGTGGTGGCGGTGTACCCCAATGCCAAAGTGGAACTTGTCTGA